The Geomonas agri genome contains the following window.
CTCGTCCCCCATGGCGTGGGCGCGCACACTTTCCTTGTGCCGCCCGGCAGGGGTGATGATGAACTGGTCGGTGGCGAGGACCAGTTCGGCAGGGAGCCCCTGGCGTGCCCTCGGGTCCGCCGCGGCCAGGAGCAGCCGGCGCCGTTCCCGTTCCATCTCCAGGGCGGCCGACGGGGCCAGCGCCGCGAGGGTCTCCCAGCTTTCAGTGGAGGCGGTGAGTGCGGCGTCCTGTCCGATACCGAGGTCAACGGCGAAGTAGCCGGCGGTCCAGAGCGTCCCCAGAGAGTCGTAGCCGCGAGAGCTCTCGACGTCGTAGAATATGTCGGTACTGTGCTTTTCCTCCAGGGTAAAGTTGCCCCGGCCGCCGTTGATCACCAACCGGAGCTGTGGTGAGTTGGTGCCGGAGGAGATCTGGTAGCGGTTCTGTACCGCGGTGAACATGTAGGGATCGTCGGAGACGATGTCCACCGAGGCGTCGTGTGGCCGGAACTGCAGGTAAGGCTGCAGCTTCAGGCGCACCATCTTCTCGCCGGAGATGAGGCGGTAGATCAGGTGTACCGTGTTCTGCCGGTGCACCATGACCAGTTGCTTCTCGATCACGGTGCCGTTGATCTCGTAGTGCCAGACCGGGAGGCCGTCCTCCAGCCGGAAACCGGTCAGGTATTCCATGCCGTGAAAGTCGAGCCCTGCCTCTTTCTGGTCCCCGCCGAAACGCACCATGCTGCCATCGGGAAAGCGGATGGCCTCGGTGAGCCGGTTCAGCATCACCAGGCGTCCCATGGGGGAGGGGTAGGCGGCGATGAGCAACCCGTGGTAGCGCCGGGTCAGTGCACCGCAGACGGTGCCCGAGGCGTACCCCCCCAGCCCGTTGGTCAACAGCCACTCCTGTTCCAAGAGTTGCCGCGTCTTCTCTTCCTCGTCGTGGCGGTCGAAATGGAATTCCCGCGTCACCGTGGTCATGACTGGTTCCCTCCTTCCGGCACCGGAATCAGTACCAGCGTCGCGTATCCCTGTAGACGCCAGAATTTCTCCGTGTCGAGCTTCGGCGTGCCGGAACCGCCGAACTCGATCTTTTCACTGCTCCAAAGGATCTCCCAGGAGGACCCGAGGGGCGGCGCGAGCATCGGTTCCGGGATCGGCACCAGGTGCTGCTCGCGTCCCAGGTTGACCAGCACCAGGCGCTGCTCGTCCTCGAGGAAATAACGGAGGAGAAAACCCGCCCGTCCCAGGACCGCCCCCTCGATATGACAGGCGTAGCCGCGGCTGAAGACCGGATCCTCGCGCCGTAGCCGGATCAGGTCGCGGTAGAGCGCGTACACCTTGCCGTGGCGCTCCCTCTCTCTCAGGTCGAGGCGCGACTGCTGGAAGGTCTCCAGCTCGTAGGGCTTGTCGATGGTATCGATCACCTCGGGCGAATCGATGTTGGTGAACTGTTTCAGGAACTCGATGCGACCGGTATGGACCTGCTGCGAGATCTCCGGGTTGAGGTCGGCGAAGTAAAGGAAGGGGGAACTGGCGGAGAACTCTTGCCCCTGGAAGATCATCGGGGTTTGGGGGAGGAGGAACATGAGCGCCGCCATCGCCCGCAGACCGGCCGGGTTGGTGAGCCGGTCGATGCGGATGCCCCAGGCGGAGTTGCCGATCTGGTCGTGGTTCTGGATGTAGTTGATGTAGCAGCTGGGGCTGTGGCCCATGGTGGGGGAGCCACGCCGCTTTCCCTGCCAGAAGTAGAACTGCCCCTGGTACAGGTAGCTCCACTTGGCGCAGGAGATCATCTCCTGGGGAGATCCGTAGTATTCCGAATAGTAGGCGTCGTGGTAACCGGTGAGGGCGACGTGGGCGGTGTGGTGGAAGTCATCGTTCCAGACCCCGTCCATGCCGAAGCCCCCTCGCTCCCTGGGCTGCAGGCAGCGGAAGTCCTGGTTCTCGTTCTCGGCCACCAGCAGCAGGCGACGCTTGCCGGCGCGCTCCCGGACCCGGCTGGTGATGTCCCCCAGGATGTGGATCTCGGAGGTGTCGATGATGGCGTGGGTGGCGTCGAAACGCAGGCCGTCGATGTGAAACTCGTCGATCCAGTAGGCGGCGTTGGCCATGAAGAACTCGCGCACCGGGCCGCACTGCCTGCCGTCGAAATTCATCACCTTGCCCCAGTCGCTTTCCTTGTCGCCGTAGTAGAAGTCGGAGTAGCGGGCCAGGTAGTTCCCCTCCGGGCCAAAATGGTTGTAGACCACGTCCAGCAGGACGCCCAGCCCCAAGCTGTGGGCGCGGTCCACGAAGCGGCGCATATCGTCGGGCCTACCGTAAAGACGGGTGGGGGCGAAGTGGTTGACCCCGTCGTAGCCCCAGCCGAACCGACCGGGAAAGTCGGCCACCGGCATCACCTCGACCAGGGTGATCCCCAGCTCCTTAAGTGCCGGGAGCTGCTCCTCGGCGGCGTGCCAGGTCCCTTCCATGGTGAATGTGCCCAGGTGCAGCTCGTAAATCACGTGCCCCTCGCGCTCCACCCCGGGCCACTCCTGGTCGCTCCAGGCAAAATCGTTCGGGTCGATCACCTGGGATGGGCCGTGCGGGCCTTCGGGCTGGAACCGTGATGCTGGGTCGGGAAAACATTCGCCGCCGTCCAGGCAGTAGCGGTATCGCGAACCGGCACTCGCCTCGCGGCAGGTGCCGGAAAAGTAGCCACTTTCCTCGGGGGCGAGCACCGTTGCCTGCGGAGCCGGAGTCCCCTCGAGGACCACCTCGACCTCCATGTGTCCCGGCGCCCAAACCCTGAAATTCACGCCATCCGGTACCACCTCCGCACCGATCGGCATCCTTCTCTGTACCGCGGCCATCGTCCCCCCAATACCCTTCAGTGTCTGGGAAAATTAACACGCTCTAAAATAACACACTCCGCGAATTTTAAAACCGAAGCGGCGCCGGTCCATCTTCATGTGCCTTTCATTCCCTCGCGCGAACCTCGCGAATGACGCAACTGTCAGTGGCGGTGGGGGCGGGAACATCCCCCATGTCCGCCATCTTACTGGGGTAAAAAGCGCATTTTTGTATGAACTGGTTTGACAGAAAATCCGTCACTGTTAGTATTGAGTTTTGTTAATTTGAATGAATTAACTTTGTACTAATTAGACGACCGCTACCGCAGATATCTCACCCCCCAGGGAGGATCCTATGTCAGGGAGCGTTCTTATCACGGGAGGGGCCGGCTTCATCGGTTCCCACCTGGCGGACGAGCTGCTGCGTCACGACTACCGGGTGCGCGTGCTGGACAGCCTGGTGCCGCAGGTCCACGGTCCCGATGCGGGCCGGCCCGCGTACCTCGACCCCGAGGTCGAACTGATCAAGGGGGACGTGCGGGACCCGGCGGCAGTGCAAAAGGCGCTGGTCGGCACCGAGGCGGTGTTCCACTTCGCCGCCATGGTCGGGGTGGGGCAGAGCATGTACGAGATCGAGCGCTACACCTCGGTGAACAACTGTGGCACGGCGGTACTGCTCGAGGCGATGGCGCAGGCACAGGGGGAGAGAAAGCTCATCGTCGCCTCAAGCATGAGCATCTACGGGGAAGGACGTTACCGGGACGGCAGCGGGGCCTACTACGACGACGTGAAACGGGAGGTCGGGCAGTTGCAGCGGGGGAGCTGGGAGCCGCTACTCAAGGAGAGTGAGCCGCTCATCCCGGTGCCGACGCCCGAGCAGAAGACGCCATCCCTCGCCTCGGTCTATGCTCTAAGCAAGTACGACCAGGAACGCATGGCGCTCATCGTCGGGGGGTGCTACCGGATCCCGGTCATTGCCCTGCGCTTTTTCAACGTCTACGGAACCAGGCAGGCTCTCTCCAATCCCTACACTGGGGTATTGGCCATCTTCGCCTCCCGCCTCATGAACGGCAATCCGCCCCGCATCTTCGAGGACGGCCGGCAGCAGCGCGACTTCGTCAGCGTGCACGACGTGGTCACCGCCTGCCGCCTGGCGCTGGGGGTGGACCAGCAGAAACAGCAGCTCTTCAACATAGGTAGCGGCGCCAACATCTCCGTACTGCAGGTGCTGGAGCGTTTCTGCCAAGTGCTCAATATGGACTCCGTCGAACCCGAGATCACCGGCAGTTACCGCGCCGGCGACATCCGCCACTGCTTCGCCGACATCACCAGCGCCCGCGAGGTCCTCGGGTACGCCCCCCGGGTCAACTTCGAAGACGGCCTCAGGGAACTGGCGGGGTGGCTGGAAGGGGAAGTGGCGATAGATCGGGTTGCCCAGGCGCACGCCGAGCTGACCCAGCGGGGGCTGACGCTATGAGCTGGCCAGTCGAATCGCTACCGGACAAGTTCGGCATGGTCGAGTGGTTCCGTCCCGGGGAACGGGGGCGGGTGGAGCGGGTGCTCGCCGACATGAAGAAGCTCGGAGCGAAGCGTCTGCGCACCGGCATCTCCTGGGCTGACTGGTACACCACTGAGGGGCGGGAGTGGTACGACTGGCTGGTGCCGCGCCTGTCCAGCGAGGTTGAGTTGCTTCCTTGCGTGCTCTACACGCCCCCGTCCATCGGCCTGGAGCCCAAGACCTCCTCGCCCCCCAAGAGGGCCCTCGACTACGCCGATTTCATCGACCTCTTTATCACCTCCTTCGGGGACCACTTCGAGTACGTGGAGCTCTGGAACGAGCCCAACAACTTGAGCGAATGGGACTGGACCCTCGACCCGCACTGGACCGGGTTCGGCGAGATGATCGGGGCTGCGGCGTACTGGGCCAGGAAGCGGGGCAAGAAGACCGTGCTGGGCGGGATGAGCCCCATTGACGGGCACTGGCTCTGCCGCATGTTCGACCTGGGCGTCATGGAGTACATCGACGTGGTGGGGATCCACGGCTTTCCTGACATCTTCGACTACACCTGGAAGGGGTGGGCGCGCAACGTCTCCATGGTGCGGGAGATCCTGGACCAGCATGACTCTCCCTGCGACATCTGGGTTACCGAGGCCGGCTTCTCCACCTGGCAGCACGACGAGTTCAAGCAGGCCCGGGTCTTCCTGGAGTTCCTGGAGGCGCCGGCGCAGCGCCTGTACTGGTACGGCGCCGACGACCTGGATCCGGGACTGGCCGCGGTGGACCGGTTCCACCTGGACGAGCGCGAGTACTACTTCGGATTCCGCAAGGCGGACGGCACACCCAAGCTGCTCTACCGCTTGCTCGAGGAGGGGAAGGTGACGGCGATAAAAAAGGTCGGGGAAGTGGCGACGGCGGCCCCGGTACGTACAAGCTCGGCCGGGGACAAGGCGATCCTGGTTACCGGGGGGGCGGGCTTCATCGGCACTAACCTGGTGCACCACCTGGCCCGCGAGGGGAAAAGGGTCATCGTCTACGACAACCTGTCTCGCCCGGGCGTGGAGGAGAACCTGCTCTGGCTCAAGGAGAACTGCGGCGACCGGCTCGAGGTGAGGATCGCGGATACCCGGAACCACCTGGCGCTGCACGACGCCATCGCCCAGTGCTCCCACGTGTACCACTTCGCTGCCCAGGTCGCGGTTACCACCAGCATCGACAACCCCGCCGCCGACTTCGCCATCAACGGGCTGGGGACCTTCGCGCTACTGGAGGCGATCCGCACCGCGAAAGAGCGCCCGTCGCTCTTGTTCACCTCGACCAACAAGGTGTACGGCGGCATCGAGGGGTGTCGCATCCGCAAAAACGGCAGTCGGTACCAGCCGCTCGACCCGGAGCTCAGGCGCTACGGTTTCGGTGAGGGGACCCCGCTCGATTTCCTGAGCCCCTACGGCTGCTCCAAGGGGTGCGCCGACCAATACGTGCTCGACTACTCGCGCAGCTTCGGCATCAACGCTGCCGTGTTCCGCATGAGCTGCATCTACGGCCCGCACCAGTACGGCACCGAGGACCAGGGATGGGTGGCCCACTTTGCCATCCGGACACTGAAGGGTGAGCCGATCACCCTCTATGGCGACGGCTACCAGGTGCGCGACCTCCTCTTCGTCGAGGACCTGGTGGACGCCATGTGCCGCGCCGGCGCGGTGATGCCGAAGATCTCCGGCCAGGCCTTCAACATCGGGGGCGGCCCAGAGCGCGCCGCGAGCCTCTTGGAGCTTTTGGACCTGCTGCGCGACCTGCACGGCTCCCTGCCGCAGGTCAGCTTCGACGAGTGGCGAACCGGGGACCAGCGCTACTACATCTCCGACACCAGGAAGTTCGCGGCGGCGACCGGGTGGGCCCCGCGCCATTCCGTTCGGGAAGGAGTGGAGCGCCTGTACCGGTGGCTGTGCCAGTCGCTGGGAACATCGCCGCGCGGCGCCGAGACGGCTGAAGAGAAGAAGAGAAAAAGCTACCCGGCTCCGGGTGTGGAGGCGATGTGATGAGCAAGATGATGCAGGCTGCGGTGATCACCGGCCCGGGTGAGGCCGCCGTGCAACTGGTGCCTCGTCCGGAACCGCAGGAGGGAGAGGTGTTGGTTGCCCTGGAGGGGTGCGGCGTCTGCGCCTCGAACCTCCCCTTGTGGCAGGGGCGCAGCTGGTTCAATTACCCGGCCCTTCCGGGTGCCCCCGGGCACGAAGGGTGGGGGAGGGTGCAGGCGCTGGGCGAAGGAGTTCAGGGAGTGAAGATCGGCGACCGGGTCACCTTTCTCTCCTACAACGCCTACGCTCAATACGACATGGTACGGCACGACGCCCTGGTGAAGATCCCGGCCTCGCTGGACGGGCAGCCTTTCCCGGGAGAGCCGGTCGGCTGCGCCATGAACGTGTTCCGCCGTTCCGCCATCGAACCGGGGCAGACCGTGGCCCTGATTGGGGCCGGGTTCCTGGGTGCCATCTTCACAGCGCTCGCTACGGCGCGGGGCGCGCACGTGATCGCCCTCTCGCGCCGCGGCTTCGCCCTGGAGCTCGCCAAGCGCTGCGGCGCCGAGGAGACCGTGGTCCTGGATGACCACCAGCGGGTCATGGACCGGGTGCGGCAGCTGGCCGGAGAGCGTGGCTGCGATCGGGTTGTGGAAGCCACCGGATACCAGTGGCCGCTGGATCTGGCCGGGGAACTGGTGCGGGAAGGGGGCAAGATCGTCATCGCCGGCTACCACCAGGACGGGCTGCGCCAGGTCAACGTCCAGCTCTGGAACTGGAAGGGGATCGACGTCATCAACGCGCACGAGCGCTACCCGCGCGTCTACCTCGAGGGGATGCGCGCCGGCATCGCCGCCGTGGAGTCGCGGATGTTTCCGCTCAAGGAGCTGATCACCCACAGTTTCAGCCTCGACGAACTGGGACGCGCCTACCAGGCGCTGGAAGGGCGTCCCGACGGCTTCCTGAAAGGGATGATCCGTATCGAGCATTAGGAAAGGGGAAGTAATGAGGAAGAAACAGGCACTACCGAGACTTGGCTTTCTCGGCACCGGCTGGATCGGCCGGCACCGGATGGAGGCCATCGTGAAAAGCGGGGAGGCCGAGGTGGCCGCCATCGCGGACCTTTGCCCTGACAACGCCCGGGAGGCGGGGGAACTCGCGCCCGGGGCGCCGATCATGGAGTCGATGGAGGAACTCCTCGAACTCGACCTGGACGGCGTGGTGATTGCGACGCCCAGCGCGGGCCATTGTTACCAGGCGCTGCGCGCCCTCGACCGCGGCCTGGCCGTGTTCTGCCAGAAGCCGCTGGGGAGAAACGCCGAAGAGGCGCAGCTCGTAGTTGGGGCGGCGCGGGCGGTGAACCGGCTCCTGGGGGTCGATTTCTCCTACCGTTACACCGACGCCATCCAGAAGATGCACCAGCTGGTGAGTTCGGGCGAACTGGGGCAGGTCTACGCCGCCGACCTCGTCTTCCACAACGCCTACGGTCCCGACAAGGACTGGTTCTACGACCCGGAACTCTCCGGGGGAGGCTGCCTGATGGACCTGGGAAGCCACCTGGTCGATCTTGCCCTCTGGTTCTTCGGATACCCCGAGGTGCGCAGCGTGTCCAGTTCCATCTTCGCGGGCGGCGAGCGGCTCAAGGTCGGCTCCGGCAAGGTCGAGGACTACGCGGTGGTTTCCCTGGTGCTTGAGGATGGGCACGCGGTGCGGGTGGCCTGTTCCTGGAATGTCTCGGCGGGACGCGATGCCGTCATCGAGTCGAGCTTCTACGGGACCCACGGCGGCGTGAGCTTCAAGAATGTGCAGGGCTCCTTCTACGACTTCGTGGCTGAACGCTTCCGTGGCACCACCTCCGAGACCATCGCCGCTCCACCGGACGAGTGGGGGGGACGCTGCGCCGTGGCCTGGGCGCGCCAGTTGAGATTAGGAGGCAACGGCTTCGATCCTCAGGCGGAGCAGTTGGTCCGGGTGGCCGAGGTCCTCGACGCCGCCTACGGCAGGTCATCAAGGTAAGCCGGTAATCAGATACACCAATACAGCGATAAGTCGATACGTCGCGCCGGGCGGCGCTTCAGCACTACCATCTCGGGGAGATCCGGGCATGGGAACGGCTGTCGCTTCGCCTCGTGCGGCCTGTTCAACTCATGAGATGACAGTGGCTTAGTGGCTAATATTTCGAGTGATTATTTAACAGGACTGCAACCGGGATTTTTATTCATGAATAAAGTTGTTTCTCCCACAACAGCAAGCGATGCTCCCCCTGTCGGGGCACCGGGACTGATACTGATGACTGCGGATCCCATCGGCGGGGTCTGGAACTACGTCTTGGAACTCTGCCGCGGCCTGGCCCCTCACGGGGTGCAGATCGCGCTCGCCACCATGGGGCGCCCGCTCTCACCGGGACAGCACCGCGAGGTGGCCGACGAGGCCAACGTCACCCTCTACGAGAGCGGCTATCGGCTGGAGTGGATGGAAGATCCGTGGGCCGACGTGGAGAAGAGCGGCGAGTGGCTCCTTTCCCTTGAGGCGGAGCTGAAACCGGACCTGGTGCACCTGAACGGCTACGCCCACGCCGCGCTCCCCTGGCGCCGCCCCTGCCTCGTGGTGGCCCACTCCTGCGTTCTTTCCTGGTGGGAGGCGGTGCGCGGCGAGCAGGCGCCGCAGCGGCTGGACGATTACCGGGTTCGGGTGTCCCGGGGGCTCGCCGCCGCGGATCTGGTGGCCGCCCCTTCTACGGCGATGCTCGATTGCATCAGGAGGCTCTACTTGCCGCTCCCCGAAGCGCAAGTGATCTACAACGCCCGCGGCCGCACCCGCTTTCGTCCCGGCATGAAGGAAGACTTCATCCTGTCGGTGGGGCGGGTCTGGGACGAGGCCAAGAACATCGGCGCCCTGGTGCGCAACGCCTACGACCTCCCCTGGCCGGTGTATGTGGCGGGGGAGATCAACCAGCCCGGCGGTGGGGCTGCCAACGTCGACGGGGTGAACCGGCTCGGCTTCCTGGCGCCGGAATCGCTGGCCCCCTGGTATGCTGCCGCTGCCATCTACGTCCTCCCGGCGCGTTACGAACCCTTCGGACTCACCGTCCTCGAGGCGGCCCAGTCCGGTTGCGCCCTGGTCCTCGGCGACATCCCCAGCCTGCGCGAGCTCTGGGACGGGGCGGCCCTGTTCGTCGACCCGGAGTCGGCGATGGACCTGCAAAAGCAGTTGCGCGCGCTCTGCGCCGACCGCAGCCGCCAGGCGAGCCTCAGGGAGAAGGCGCTGGAGCGCAGCCGTAGTTTCACCGCCGCCAAGATGACCGCCGGGTATCTCTCCCTGTACAGCCGGCTCCGTGGTGGCAGGCCTGTATAAAGATGCAGTGAAGGATCCCCCTCCCTAACCCTCCCCCTCCGGGGGAGGGGATAATGGGAAGCCGGTGCCGGTATCCTCCTCCCCCCGGAGGGGTTGGGATGATGTGAAGCTGATGCCGGTAACCTCCTCCCCTCGGAGGGGCTGGGATGATGGGAAGCTGGTGCCGGTATCCTCATCCCTTCGGAGGGGCTGGGATAATGGGAAGCCCGTGCCGGTATCCTCCTCCCCCCGGAGGGGGGAGGTCGGGAGGTCGAGAGGGGGGAAATCAACTTGGAGGGCACGCTGACCGATGCGCATCGTGATGTTTTACCACTCCATCCTTTCGGACTGGAACCATGGCAACGCCCATTTCCTGCGCGGCATCGTCACCGAACTGGGGCAGCTTGGGCACGAGGTGACGGTCTATGAGCCGGAGAATGGCTGGAGCTACAGCAACATGCTGCGCGACAGCGGCGATGCGGCCGTGCGCGGCTTCGAGCGCGCCTATCCCGGCCTCACCGGTACCCGCTACCTGCTCGATGAACTGGACCTGGACCGGGCCCTGTTCGGCGCGGATCTCGTCATCGTGCACGAGTGGAGCGACCACGAGCTGGTCCGGCGCCTGGGGGGGCATCGCAAAAGCGGCGGCAGCTACCGGCTGCTGTTCCACGATACCCACCACAGAAGCGTCACCGACGAAGAGTCCATGGCAGCCTACGACCTTTCCGGCTTTGACGGCGTGCTGGCCTACGGTGCAAGGATTCGGGAGATCTACCTGGCCCGTGGCTGGGCCGAGCGGGCCTGGCTGTGGCACGAGGCGGCGGACGTGCGGGTGTTCCGGCCGATGCAGTCGCCTGACAAGGTGGGAGACGTGGTCTGGATCGGCAACTGGGGCGACGACGAGCGCAGCCAGGAGATCCGGGAGTTCTTCATTGAGCCGGTGCGCCGGCTGCATCTGAAAGGGGTGGTGTACGGCGTGCGCTACCCGAAGCAGGCGCTACAGCTTTTGGCCGAGGCGGGCATCGGCTACGGTGGCTGGCTCCCGAACTTCGAGGTGCCCCGGGTGTTCAGTCGGTTCCGGCTCACGGTTCACATCCCGCGCCGCCCTTACGTGGAGGCCCTGCCCGGCATCCCCACCATCCGTCCCTTCGAGGCGTTGGCGTGCGGCATCCCGCTGGTCTCGGCGCCCTGGGTCGACAGCGACCGGCTTTTTACCGGCGGCGTCGACCTCCTCTACGCCCGGGACCGGAAGGAGATGGAGTGGCAGATGCAGAGCCTGCTGCACGACCCTGTGCTGGCCAGGAGCCTTGCCGAGCACGGCAGGGAGACCATCCTAGCCCGGCACACCTGCCGCCACCGCATGGAGGAGCTGCTGGCCATCTGCAGCGAGCTCGGCATAAAGCAGTAGTGGGTATGTCCTGGTAACTTCGGGTGCTGGTAACTTCAGGATGCACGTGAACCAGAGTTACCCCCCTTGTGAAAGGGGGGACAGGGGGGATTTGCTTTTACCGCACCCAGCAGCCTCTCCTCCGGACAAAAGGTTCCCAAGGCAAATCCCCTCTGTCTCCCCTTCGCAAAGGGGAGGACGCGGGGGCTAGTGCTGCGCTTCGTAGCAGCAGATAGGCTTTCCGCTGCAACTCGGCAGCAGATAGGTTTCCTGCTGAAAATCGCAGCGATAAGATCGCGCTTCAAATCTCTCTTTTAAGAAAGGAACCCCATGGCTGCCCCTCTCTCCATCGCCTTCTTCGCCTCGAGCCTGGTCTCCGCCTACTGGAACGGCGCCGCCACCTACTACCGCGGCATGGTCCGGGCGCTCTCACGCCTGGGACACCGCATCACCTTCTACGAACCAGACGCCTACGACCGGCAGGCGCACCGGGACATCGAGGACCCCGAGTGGGCCACCGTGGTGGTCTACCCGGCCACCGAAGAGGGGGTGCTGCGCTCCCTGGAAGCGGCCAGGGGCTCCGACCTGGTCATCAAGGCGAGCGGGGTCGGGGTCTTCGACGAGCTGCTGGAACTCGAGGTGCTGCGCCTGAAGCGGCCCGGGACCCAAGTCATCTTCTGGGATGTCGACGCGCCGGCCACGCTGGAGCGGATCGGCAGCGACGTGCGCGACCCGTTCCGCCCCCTGATCCCGCAGTACGACCTGGTGCTCACCTACGGCGGCGGCGACCCCATCGTGCGCGCCTACCGCGGCTTCGGCGCCCGCAACTGCATCCCCATCTACAACGCGCTTGACCCTGACACCCACTACCCGGTCCCGCCCGAGGCGCGGCTCAAGGCGGACCTCTCGTTCCTGGGCAACCGCCTGCCGGACCGCGAGCGCCGGGTCGACGAGTTCTTCCTCGCCGTCGCGAACAAGCTACCCAACCGGAGCTTCCTGCTGGCTGGCAGCGGCTGGAACGACAAGGCGCGCTCGGGCAACGTCCGCTATCTTGGGCACCTGGGGACCGGCGATCACAACGCTTTCAACTGCAGCGCCATGGCCGTTCTCAACGTTAGCCGCGACGGGATGGCGCGCAATGGCTTCTCCCCGGCCACCCGCGTTTTCGAGGCGGCCGGCGCCGGCGCCTGCATGATCACCGACCACTGGGAGGGGATCGAATACTTTTTCGAGCCGGAGCGGGAGATCTGTGTCGCACGCAACGGGGACGAGGTGGCGCAGATCCTGGAGCGACTCACTCCGTCTGTTGCGGCGGCCATGGGGGTGCGGGCGCTGGCGCGGGTGCGGGCACACCACACCTACGCGCACCGCGCAAAACAGTTCCAGGAGATCTTTGCCGCCGGCCCGGTGCCGCAAGCCTACATCGGGGGGGCACCATGAAAATCGTCGTCTTCGGCCTGTCCATCACCTCGTCCTGGGGCAACGGCCACGCCACCACCTACCGCGGGCTGCTGCGCGAAATGGACCGGCGGGGGCACGAAATCCTGTTCCTGGAGCGCGACGCCATCTGGTACGAGGCCCACCGCGACCTCCCCGAGCCCCCCTTCTGCAACACGCTGATCTACAAGTCGCTGGACGAGCTCTTTGCGGAATACGGTCCCGAGATCTGCGACGCCGACTGTGTCATCGTTGGCTCTTACGTCTACCAGGGCATCGAGGTGGGCAAGTGGGTCAGCAAACACGCCAGGGGGATCAAGGCCTTCTACGACATCGACACACCCGTGACGCTGGCTGCGCTGGACCGGGGCGAGTGCCAGTACCTGAGCGAGGATCTGATACCCTGCTACGACCTCTACCTTTCCTTCACCGGCGGACCGACCCTGGACCACATCGAGCGCCGCTACGGCTCAAGGGCGGCTCGCCCCCTGTACTGCTCGGTCGATCCCATGGTGCACTACCCGATGCAGATCACACCGCGCTGGGATCTGGGCTACCTGGGGACCTACAGCCGTGACCGCCAGCCCGGCCTGGTTCAGCTGCTGTGCCAGCCGGCCGCGTCCTGGGAAAAGGGGCGCTTCGTGGTCGCTGGCGCCCAGTACCCCTCAGAGCTCAAGTGGTCCAAGAACACGCACCGGATCGAGCATTTGCCGCCGGAGTGCCACAGCGAATTTTACAGTTCCCAGCGCTTTACCCTGAACCTGACCAGGAAGCAGATGCAGCTCGCCGGTTACTCCCCCAGTGTGCGCCTCTTCGAGGCCGCCGCCTGCGCCGTCCCCATCGTGAGCGATCACTGGCCTGGACTGGAGCAGTTCTTTGTGCCGGGCAAGGAGATCCTGCTCGCCTCCGGGAGCCAGGAGATGCTGCGCATCCTGCAGCGTTTCCCCGACGAGGCGCGCCGCGCCATCGGCGAGCGTGCCCGCGCCCGTGTAATGCAGTCCCACTCCGCCTCTTGCCGCGCCGAGGAGCTCGAGGAATACCTGACCACGCTGTAAGGAGAAA
Protein-coding sequences here:
- the treZ gene encoding malto-oligosyltrehalose trehalohydrolase, with the translated sequence MAAVQRRMPIGAEVVPDGVNFRVWAPGHMEVEVVLEGTPAPQATVLAPEESGYFSGTCREASAGSRYRYCLDGGECFPDPASRFQPEGPHGPSQVIDPNDFAWSDQEWPGVEREGHVIYELHLGTFTMEGTWHAAEEQLPALKELGITLVEVMPVADFPGRFGWGYDGVNHFAPTRLYGRPDDMRRFVDRAHSLGLGVLLDVVYNHFGPEGNYLARYSDFYYGDKESDWGKVMNFDGRQCGPVREFFMANAAYWIDEFHIDGLRFDATHAIIDTSEIHILGDITSRVRERAGKRRLLLVAENENQDFRCLQPRERGGFGMDGVWNDDFHHTAHVALTGYHDAYYSEYYGSPQEMISCAKWSYLYQGQFYFWQGKRRGSPTMGHSPSCYINYIQNHDQIGNSAWGIRIDRLTNPAGLRAMAALMFLLPQTPMIFQGQEFSASSPFLYFADLNPEISQQVHTGRIEFLKQFTNIDSPEVIDTIDKPYELETFQQSRLDLRERERHGKVYALYRDLIRLRREDPVFSRGYACHIEGAVLGRAGFLLRYFLEDEQRLVLVNLGREQHLVPIPEPMLAPPLGSSWEILWSSEKIEFGGSGTPKLDTEKFWRLQGYATLVLIPVPEGGNQS
- a CDS encoding NAD-dependent epimerase/dehydratase family protein → MSGSVLITGGAGFIGSHLADELLRHDYRVRVLDSLVPQVHGPDAGRPAYLDPEVELIKGDVRDPAAVQKALVGTEAVFHFAAMVGVGQSMYEIERYTSVNNCGTAVLLEAMAQAQGERKLIVASSMSIYGEGRYRDGSGAYYDDVKREVGQLQRGSWEPLLKESEPLIPVPTPEQKTPSLASVYALSKYDQERMALIVGGCYRIPVIALRFFNVYGTRQALSNPYTGVLAIFASRLMNGNPPRIFEDGRQQRDFVSVHDVVTACRLALGVDQQKQQLFNIGSGANISVLQVLERFCQVLNMDSVEPEITGSYRAGDIRHCFADITSAREVLGYAPRVNFEDGLRELAGWLEGEVAIDRVAQAHAELTQRGLTL
- a CDS encoding NAD-dependent epimerase/dehydratase family protein; translation: MSWPVESLPDKFGMVEWFRPGERGRVERVLADMKKLGAKRLRTGISWADWYTTEGREWYDWLVPRLSSEVELLPCVLYTPPSIGLEPKTSSPPKRALDYADFIDLFITSFGDHFEYVELWNEPNNLSEWDWTLDPHWTGFGEMIGAAAYWARKRGKKTVLGGMSPIDGHWLCRMFDLGVMEYIDVVGIHGFPDIFDYTWKGWARNVSMVREILDQHDSPCDIWVTEAGFSTWQHDEFKQARVFLEFLEAPAQRLYWYGADDLDPGLAAVDRFHLDEREYYFGFRKADGTPKLLYRLLEEGKVTAIKKVGEVATAAPVRTSSAGDKAILVTGGAGFIGTNLVHHLAREGKRVIVYDNLSRPGVEENLLWLKENCGDRLEVRIADTRNHLALHDAIAQCSHVYHFAAQVAVTTSIDNPAADFAINGLGTFALLEAIRTAKERPSLLFTSTNKVYGGIEGCRIRKNGSRYQPLDPELRRYGFGEGTPLDFLSPYGCSKGCADQYVLDYSRSFGINAAVFRMSCIYGPHQYGTEDQGWVAHFAIRTLKGEPITLYGDGYQVRDLLFVEDLVDAMCRAGAVMPKISGQAFNIGGGPERAASLLELLDLLRDLHGSLPQVSFDEWRTGDQRYYISDTRKFAAATGWAPRHSVREGVERLYRWLCQSLGTSPRGAETAEEKKRKSYPAPGVEAM
- a CDS encoding MDR/zinc-dependent alcohol dehydrogenase-like family protein, with translation MSKMMQAAVITGPGEAAVQLVPRPEPQEGEVLVALEGCGVCASNLPLWQGRSWFNYPALPGAPGHEGWGRVQALGEGVQGVKIGDRVTFLSYNAYAQYDMVRHDALVKIPASLDGQPFPGEPVGCAMNVFRRSAIEPGQTVALIGAGFLGAIFTALATARGAHVIALSRRGFALELAKRCGAEETVVLDDHQRVMDRVRQLAGERGCDRVVEATGYQWPLDLAGELVREGGKIVIAGYHQDGLRQVNVQLWNWKGIDVINAHERYPRVYLEGMRAGIAAVESRMFPLKELITHSFSLDELGRAYQALEGRPDGFLKGMIRIEH